A window of the Deferrivibrio essentukiensis genome harbors these coding sequences:
- the hutU gene encoding urocanate hydratase, producing the protein MSYLEFIKRYANHPEYKAPTGDKLNAKSWQTEAPLRMLLNNLDREVAEDPANLIVYGGTGQAARNPEALKNIINILLELDNEHSLLVQSGKPVGVVRTHEEAPRVLIANSNLVPKWADWEYFNQLKERGLIMYGQMTAGSWIYIGSQGILQGTYETFVECGNKYFNGDLRGKLLVTGGLGGMGGAQPLAATLAGATFLGIDVDPERIKKRLDTKYLDVMTESYEEAVKLVLDAKTQKKSISVGLVGNAADVLEKLLEDGIIPEIVTDQTSAHDPVNGYVPSGMSLKEAFELRKNDPKKYRELSIRTIARHVTAMLKMKKRGSIVFDYGNNIREFAKEGGVQNAFEFNGFVPEFVRPLFCEGKGPFRWAALSGDPEDIYVTDRALIEAFPENKHMIHWLEEAQKKITFQGLPSRICWLGLGEREKAGLIFNKLVKTGKVKAPIVIGRDHLDCGSVASPNRETEGMKDGSDAISDWPLLNLMSNTAGGATWVSFHHGGGVGIGYSQHAGMVILADGTERAERCIRRVLFNDPAMGIFRHADAGYEKAIEVGNRFGILG; encoded by the coding sequence ATGAGTTATTTGGAATTTATTAAGAGATATGCAAATCATCCGGAGTACAAAGCTCCTACAGGTGATAAGCTTAATGCAAAATCATGGCAAACGGAAGCACCTTTACGCATGCTTTTGAATAATCTTGATAGAGAAGTGGCGGAAGACCCTGCAAATCTCATAGTTTATGGCGGGACTGGACAGGCGGCAAGAAACCCGGAAGCTTTAAAAAATATCATAAACATCTTGCTGGAGCTTGATAATGAACACAGTTTGTTAGTCCAGTCGGGTAAGCCTGTTGGCGTGGTGAGGACTCACGAAGAAGCACCAAGAGTACTTATTGCCAACAGCAATTTAGTCCCGAAGTGGGCTGATTGGGAATATTTTAATCAACTTAAAGAAAGAGGGCTGATTATGTATGGTCAGATGACCGCTGGAAGCTGGATTTACATAGGTTCTCAAGGAATTTTACAAGGGACTTATGAAACTTTTGTAGAATGTGGGAATAAATATTTTAATGGTGATTTGAGAGGTAAGCTTCTTGTTACAGGGGGATTAGGTGGAATGGGTGGCGCTCAGCCTTTGGCTGCTACTTTGGCAGGTGCAACATTTTTGGGGATAGATGTTGACCCTGAAAGAATTAAAAAAAGACTTGATACAAAGTATTTGGACGTGATGACCGAGTCCTATGAGGAAGCAGTCAAACTTGTATTAGATGCTAAAACACAGAAAAAATCCATCTCCGTAGGACTTGTGGGAAATGCCGCTGATGTATTGGAAAAACTGCTAGAGGATGGGATAATCCCTGAAATAGTAACTGATCAGACATCTGCCCATGACCCAGTAAATGGGTATGTCCCATCAGGTATGAGTCTAAAAGAGGCGTTTGAGCTTAGAAAAAATGACCCGAAGAAATATAGGGAATTATCCATTAGGACTATTGCCCGTCACGTAACTGCTATGCTTAAAATGAAAAAGAGAGGGAGTATAGTTTTCGATTATGGTAATAATATAAGAGAATTTGCTAAAGAGGGAGGAGTGCAAAATGCGTTTGAATTTAACGGCTTTGTCCCTGAGTTTGTAAGACCACTTTTTTGTGAAGGTAAAGGACCTTTCAGGTGGGCTGCATTATCCGGCGACCCGGAAGATATTTATGTGACTGACAGGGCTTTAATTGAAGCTTTTCCCGAAAATAAACACATGATTCACTGGCTTGAAGAGGCACAGAAAAAGATTACTTTTCAAGGTCTGCCCAGTAGAATTTGCTGGCTTGGCTTAGGTGAAAGGGAGAAAGCCGGGCTAATATTTAATAAGCTTGTAAAGACCGGCAAGGTAAAAGCGCCGATTGTTATTGGTAGAGACCATCTTGATTGTGGCTCTGTAGCCTCTCCTAATAGAGAAACTGAAGGGATGAAGGACGGAAGTGATGCCATTTCTGACTGGCCGCTTTTAAATTTAATGTCAAATACAGCCGGCGGAGCCACATGGGTATCTTTTCACCACGGCGGAGGCGTCGGTATAGGTTACTCTCAGCATGCAGGGATGGTTATTTTGGCTGATGGTACAGAGAGAGCTGAGCGCTGCATTAGGCGCGTCCTTTTTAATGACCCTGCTATGGGAATCTTTAGACACGCAGATGCGGGTTATGAAAAAGCGATAGAAGTAGGTAACAGATTTGGGATTTTGGGGTAA
- the hutH gene encoding histidine ammonia-lyase codes for MKKFYLGKDKLTLFIINKILNKDVVLEISEEVKEKIEKSYRATQTAAARENPVYGVNTGFGPLCSTKISTSETVKLQYNILKSHSAGVGDNLPDDIVKIMLILKAHSLSFGYSGVNIDTIKRMLWFVENDVFPVVPCQGSVGASGDLAPLAHLFLPLIGQGQVKYNGKVCDTFEVYSKFGLNPVELGPKEGLALINGTQFMAAFGVKSLLRMNNLLDNADIIGAMSLEALMGSVKPFEERLHKLRAYVGCLYVAHRFRKLLEGSEILKAHEYCDRVQDPYSLRCIPQVHGASRNAYLHMKDIVLTEINSVTDNPIIFGEDDIISGGNFHGQPIALPMDYACFAMSEIGNISDRRIYLLLEGKVGLPKLLMKDTGINSGFMIPQYTSAALVTENKTLCFPASADSVPTSLGQEDHVSMGSISGRKLDKVLDNLENILAVELLCAAQAFDFRRPLKSSIFLEECHEVVRKIIDHADEDRIFAEDLKKAADIIRQGLMVSVTEEIAKTKNIDLKGGFDELFGIY; via the coding sequence ATGAAAAAGTTTTATTTAGGTAAAGACAAACTCACCCTTTTTATTATCAATAAGATACTAAATAAAGACGTTGTGTTGGAGATTTCAGAGGAAGTTAAAGAGAAGATTGAAAAATCATATCGTGCTACACAGACGGCAGCTGCAAGAGAAAACCCTGTATATGGTGTTAATACAGGCTTTGGCCCCCTATGTTCTACTAAGATTTCAACATCTGAAACGGTTAAACTCCAATACAATATTTTAAAAAGCCATAGTGCGGGAGTGGGTGATAATTTGCCAGATGATATTGTTAAGATTATGCTTATTCTAAAAGCTCATTCTTTATCTTTTGGATACTCAGGTGTGAATATTGATACTATAAAAAGGATGTTGTGGTTTGTGGAAAATGATGTTTTCCCTGTTGTGCCATGTCAAGGCTCGGTAGGAGCTTCTGGTGATTTAGCTCCGCTTGCTCATCTATTTTTGCCTTTGATAGGTCAGGGGCAGGTAAAATATAATGGTAAAGTTTGTGATACTTTTGAAGTGTATAGCAAGTTCGGCTTAAACCCTGTTGAATTGGGGCCTAAAGAAGGGTTGGCATTAATCAACGGGACACAATTTATGGCGGCTTTTGGTGTAAAGTCCCTGCTTAGAATGAATAATCTTCTTGATAATGCTGATATAATAGGAGCGATGTCCTTGGAGGCACTTATGGGCTCTGTCAAACCTTTTGAAGAAAGGCTACATAAATTAAGAGCCTATGTAGGTTGTCTTTATGTAGCGCACAGATTTAGAAAGCTGCTTGAAGGCTCAGAGATATTGAAAGCGCATGAATATTGCGATAGGGTGCAAGATCCATATTCACTAAGATGCATCCCGCAGGTTCATGGTGCTTCACGAAATGCCTATCTGCATATGAAAGATATCGTTTTGACTGAAATAAACTCTGTAACGGATAATCCTATTATTTTCGGAGAGGATGATATAATTAGTGGAGGTAATTTTCACGGTCAGCCTATAGCACTTCCAATGGATTATGCTTGTTTTGCTATGAGTGAAATCGGCAATATTTCAGATAGAAGGATATATTTGCTTCTTGAAGGGAAAGTGGGGTTACCAAAACTATTAATGAAAGATACTGGGATAAATTCCGGTTTTATGATTCCACAGTATACATCTGCAGCCCTTGTGACTGAGAATAAAACACTATGCTTCCCTGCCAGTGCTGACAGTGTGCCAACATCACTTGGACAGGAAGACCATGTGAGTATGGGTTCAATAAGTGGAAGGAAGCTTGATAAAGTGCTTGATAACTTGGAGAATATTTTGGCAGTTGAACTTCTGTGTGCTGCCCAGGCCTTTGATTTTAGAAGACCTTTAAAATCGAGCATATTTTTGGAAGAGTGTCACGAAGTTGTGAGAAAAATAATTGATCACGCCGATGAGGACAGAATATTTGCTGAAGACCTGAAAAAAGCGGCAGATATAATCAGGCAAGGATTGATGGTGAGTGTAACGGAAGAGATAGCAAAAACGAAGAATATAGATTTAAAAGGGGGATTTGATGAGTTATTTGGAATTTATTAA